AAATCTTAATGCCAGCTTTCCAATATCAGGACATAATATCTATTATTGTGAACACTGCTAAGGGACAATTACCTCAGAAAAAATTTATTCACGGTTGATGTAAATATAAAATGATTACGTTTCTTTTAGAAGTGGATTTAAAAAaatgtgtcacataaattaaaattaaaaaaataattaattatcagTAAATAATATCGAATAGAAggaagtttttttttctatcttCTAATTATCCCTATGATTAAGAAGCTTTTTTAAAGGGAGTTTGGGAAGAGCCAAAATCTGCATGTTCTGTTTGATTTTGTTGGGAAGTGAAAGATCACATGGTTTGAAAATTAGCCTCATGTGCCCACATGCCTATAACTTCTCCAATGTCATTATGAGCTCTCTGCTAGGTTATGTAGGGTCAAACTGTTAAAAACATTTGTTTTTCTCACTAATTGACACTACTAATTAACTACTACATCTTTTTTTAATAACTAATAATGATATTCGAGCTAACTATTCCTACAGATTTAGACTATTCTATCGAGTTTTGactaatacaaatatcaaataattctgTCAATAACGTTTaaacattttctttttcaaggTAACTCACCATTTTGAATCATGATCTCTAAAAATTTGCATCAATGTATCATTGACTCCTAATTGATCCCATTTTATGTTTTGACACAATTAACTTTTTTCTTATGGTAAGCTAGATAGCCTAGAATCGAGAGATTGAAATAGCTTTATTAGTTGAAAGGAGACAGAGAAAatccaaagaaaaagaaaatcaaattctAAGGAAAATTTTTGTTCAAGAATTACTTTATTGTCTTGTATgcttatatattataatttgaatCCTTTAAAGACAATAATAAGATTCCATGTTACTGTTTAAAAAAAGCTCTCTTTTCGTACTAAAGTTGTCCATGCATGTGCCTTtcccatatatattttttttaaaaacagcAAATAGCTCATTTGTTTCTATTTCGCCAGACCACTTcgtttaaacatatatattctcACCGTCCAAATATTTACTACTAGCATATACCAAAGAACCCTTAAAAAGAGTTCAAAAGTTCACTAACACACTATGGCGCTCCAGAGGTGGATAtataaagtgaaaaatattatcataaaatatttatatataatctaaataaatattatgagaACTTATGGGTGTGGAGTAGTGGGGATGAAGGCTAAGATGTGGAGGTAAGGTGTCCAATGAGATTTGCTGGAGGACGCGaaaaacataatcaatataaaatgtcactttttaaaaaaaaaaacttgtttCACtaaggaaatcatttttcattttctctttttaaGGAACTTGTGTTTTTAGagattatatttttcaaatattttgataaatggaacatgaaaaagtaGAAAACATTCTCCGGTATGAAAGCACCcttaaaaatagtttgattCATGAGATAAGATGGATATTTCATAATTaagtttgaaattaaatttatactttatttaaataaatatattactaattccaaaataaatttatactttGATGTTATCTTATTCTATCCCAGATGTAATATAAATTAGTCTCAAAACTAtaatctcaaaataattttatccgCCAAACAAACATCCCCATGGGTTCAATAGTTTAGGGTAGTATCATCAAGtagtataaatttatttaataattgttctaatataaattaaaattattgaattcgatCAAATAAGTACATTTACCTTTTAGCCCTACCCCTCACTATTTCCCAGTTTCCTCCCCGTATAAAGCAGAACTATTCTTGTTCTTACCTCTAGCCAACTCCATTTTCTCTTCCTCTTTTACTGATAGAACTAAAATGGTATCCTTAGAAACTCCACCTAGATCTGTTGATCCGAATTCGGGCCCTCGAATTTCCTTCTCCTCAGACTTTCTTGATGAGAAAAACTTCATATCCATTACTCCAAATTCTCAAACAGAGAAAAAGCGCGAAAAGGAGCTTAATGCAGCAGAATTTGAGTTCCTATCCAGCAATTTCACAACTGGAAACATGACGACAGCCGAAGAGCTGATTTTCGAAGGCAAATTACTTCCCTATTGGCAAATCCACCACGCTGAAAAACTCAACAAGATTAGTCTCAAAACAGAGCATGCTGAGGAACAAGTGAATGAAAAACAGGGGAATAgtaaagaagaagagagtagGCCAGTAAATTGGTTTATTGATGAAGATCCATCTCCTAGGCCACCAACATGTACTGTTTTATGGAAGGAGTTATTAAGattgaaaaaacaaaaacagaAGCCTTCCTCTTTATCaccttcttcatcatcatcatcgtctTCTTCTTCGAGCTCGAATTCCGAAGTTTCACCAACAGATGAAAGCAAAGAGAAGCATGTAGTGGACAAGATTAAGAAAAGATTGGAGAGATCTAAATCAGCAACTATAAGAGTAAGACCTTTGATTAATGTGCCAATTTGTAGACAGGGGAAAAACAATGCAATACCACCTATTTTTCCTCTTAAGAAAGGAAGAGTAGAGAGATGATGAGAGCAGAAATTGAAGGTGATCGTCATTTTTACTCAATTTGTATAGATGTTCTATACtgtatctttaatttttatttatttcattctcaTTTAGATTAATGTTCCTTCTAAGGATATCATGATTGTGTTTTCATTTCTTGTAATGTATCAAAGACTCATTCCATTGTAATCCGACATTTTTAgctttttaattgttttttcttAATTACATTGGAGATcggaggaaaaaaaaagagggaaaTGGAGAAGGAGATTATAAGACGAGAAATCAAATTTTTATCTGCAaggtaaaattttaaataattaactaaCTGAGCTACTAAAATATCCAACATTTTTAGCTTTAATATTTTAGAACAAGGAAAGGTGAACCATGTGCTTGATTTTTAGTTCATTTTGAACCATATGTCTTGTTGACTTTCTTAGAATTCCTTCACATAACCATAGATCTTGAATTGAACCAAGCTATCCGAAATTATTGAAATAAATGTTCAAATAGTGAAATTTTGATTACTCATGTGCAATGGAAGCAGCAATACGCATCACCATATCTTTAGATTTCCGAAGTCATAGAATTTGTTGTAGAGGGCTTGAGTCTTCTTAAACAGAAGAGATATCAACATCCCAGCTTGaagagattttttattttttatttttatttttcagttataatttataattttgtaatttcaccaacacCCGGCCTTAACTACATTTATATTCTTATTGGAAACCATGGCCAGTAAAGAGAAAACAATACTAGTGATTTGTGGGCAATATAGAGAGGCTAGCAAATGGATAAAATTAATTTGCTTTAATTTGTTTAGCAATCCGAACTTTCTAATGGGTTGGTACTTTACGTCTCTTAAACAGGTTTAAGCTCAAGTAAATGCAGACATTAAACAGGAAAAATTAAAGCTTATGTGGATCCGTAAATCTGCTTGAGGAAAAAACGAAAAGCTGCATAAGCTATAAGCTGTCCTAGGAGTATATTACAGTGGCGGAGCTAGGAGGAAAAAACGAAAAGCTGCTTGAGGAAAAAACGAAAAGCTACACAAACTAGTTTAATGAGGTttgatatctattatatatacataaaaaattatttgaaccTTGTacaaatagtataatttttcgtcgAAGAGGGTTCGGATGAATCCCCTCAACTTAAGGTAGCTCCTTCCCtgagtgtgtgtatatatatatattgttgcgttattatatatacaaaaaatattcaaaaatatccttaacGTATTAGAAATGATTCGTAGATGTCCTTCTTCTACCTACTAGATCAAATTTGTATCTCCTTTCATTTGTTGGGTCAAAAATATTCTCAACGTATTagaaatagttcaaaaatgtcTCTCTTTCAAATTAACACAGTTAAAcaataaaatcatttttttcaccTCCTTTTTCAATCAATTCTCTTACCAATTTGATATTTCaagaagaataacaacaactacCCATTCAccaatttgatattttaacGATGATACAATTGAATTATACATAGAACTTATTTTAACTAGGCATATAAAAGGGttaaaaatatccttaaattatcaaaaatagacCACTTTTACCTTACGTTAAGTTTTGAAATCAATTTTACCCTTATTGTCTATTTTTGAAGCCACATCTACCAATACATTTAACAACCAAAAAATCCCTCTCAAGTCGACGCAAAGGGTGTCTGTGGCGAATGCTAGTAGATCGCTACAATAAGTCGTATGgacaatttattttcattttttgaattttcaaagtattatATTTCAGTTGATATAGTAATTGACTGAAATGTTTTCATAGAGAtaaataactaattaattattatttttattattaaatataatattttaagattTAATAAGAAATTTTCATCAAAATCTTAGAATGCGCTACATAAAAATGCAGCAGACACAAAAAAAATAGACCAAACATACATAAATTacaccttaatttttttttcatgtctACTGCATTTTTGTGTAGCGGTTTATGAGTAGAGTTAACAATAAGGACGGGTAAGGTGTCAATGGTACGGTTCGGACAGTTGttttatgaaatttatattatattattgttttggttattttaatttttataattaaaattagatTTTTCAAAACCGTTCCATTATTTCGGTATTAATACTGTTCggttaattttcaatttttttatttaaaaaaatataaaaattagaaTAAGCTATTACGTATactaaaaaaacaaacaaaaaaatgcTATTAGGTATACTTGGGATGACTTTGACAAAAAAtctctaaatatttttattgttaaagAAGTGATGAATCAAGAAAACATAAATAGAAATTCATCCAATTATATTATGGTAGTGTAAAACAATATAAAGcaaagacaaaatatataatttacatCACACGAGCTGAAAGAATCAATCAACATGAAACTCAAGAACTGAGTTTGCTTAATTTATGTATCCAATAAGAGAAATTTAAACTATAAGAGAGGAAAAATATCTAATAACTTATAGCGTGTTATCCAAGATCATTGAAATACCTTGTAGTTTACTAATTACTATTCGAGAGTTGAGATGTTAgaactaatttaaatttaatcagaGATGAATAAAAAGTTTTAGTGTTAGGACTTTGAGTGTTAATTATATTGTCGCTTGTAATCACTTATATTATCTTGTGTCTAAAgcaaaaaatttaataattttattatttttaaatttgatatataaaatatattttacatatatattattcgGTATGGTTCATGATTTTTTCGattaatttttacaaaataaaaaacctACCTAATTATTCAACATgattacaaatatatataaaaatcatcgattttattaaaaaaaacctAAAAATCAATTCAGTAAAATTCGATTCGATCAATCTTTTGAAACCCATTGACACCACTAAGGACGGGGCTGGAACGCAGGGTGGGGTAAATTTTTAACATGGCAGGCAGTGCAAAACTTAAGTGGGGCGAGGTAGAACAGGACAGGGCAAGGTGGGGCAAGATATTTTTTCTGTAAATTTAAACGGGCAAAATAGGtagtggattttttttttttacaaaaagctCATCACACAAGCAATTTCTATCTGCGTTCCTAATTGTTTATCATCAATCTTTTTGATTGATTTATTTGACTATATTCTTTTCTTAAATCTGGGTAAAATTtgattttctcttcatttttctaataaatttgaatcttttcaataaataaaatgactATATGGGTAAATATGACTGTTTAAGCATGAATAGATGTCGTTGTTAATGATCTGGATTTTGTTTTCagttctaaatttttaattggcCGTGTTCTTGTTCTTCCCTGTAATTTGTctagttgttttttttttataatttaatgcTCTGAGTTTTCAATATTATAGTATAAAACAAATTTAATGTTGAGATCTTCTCTAACAACAGAAACGGGGAAAAGGAAAAGATTGAATCAACCACTTTAGAATTTCAAATTAAGTTTGACTACTTCAGTAAGAATTACATAACAATAATATACTTCGTAAAATCTCGCTAAGTAAAATTTGAGAAAGATAGAATATATGCAGATTTTATCATTATCTAGTAGAGTGGTTATTTAAATAAGAATTACAACAGTCAATACATGCTTCATAATAATTCTTTTAATATGCAGATCATTTCATACGTTAGAAAGCCATCTGAAATTGACGCGGTGATTATATTTAACTGTTTTATTtagtttaaattaataaattttatattttacttaAGTATGTAAATGGGGGTCAAATAGAGCAGGGTAGGGCAGGATTTAATCTAAATAGGGTTGTAACTTAAATGGGGCAGGGCATAATAGGGCAAAACCTTAATAGAGGAAGACTTAACCCATCCTAACCCGTGCCTCATTTCTATCCCTATTTACgagattttgatgaaaaattcttttatttctaGTTAAAATATTCTACTCCTATAACTTTTTAAGTAAGCCACCTAATCTGACCGTCAAAGAAATTTCTTTTTGTTCTAAGTCTAATTCATTTTAATGTTAGGACTCATTTGCTGCGCCGAATAGGTTAATATGGTAAAATATCTTTGAATTAAGtctgaaataaaaattatattcaaaataaatttacatCGTTAATTAAATGcagtatatattttatgatgaaatatttcattttaatccattcaatttaaaattatttatcctATCTCTCAAaaaaaagtcaatccaaacttTTAAGCACAAAAAAATCACTGTACAATTTTGTAATGACATACTGAGTTGTCTGTCACCCACAAGTCAAAATTCATCGTAGAAAAGTCAGTAAATTATGGATTCCTGCGACAATGAGGTGCTAATTGATCTTTCTCCGGTCATTCGCGTCTTCAAAGACGGCCGGATTGAACGTATTTTCCGCTCACCTCACGTTCCTCCGTCACCGGAAGATTCCGCTACCGGCGTTTCCTCCAAAGACGTCACCATTTCATTAGACCTCAAAGCCAGAATCTTTCTCCCAAAGCTCTCAAGAATCACTGCTAATAATCAAAAGCTCCCTATCTTAGTGTATTTTCACGGCGGCGGTTTTTGTGTTGGGTCCACTTTCTCTTTCCTCTCCCAACGTTACCTTAACCTCTTATGTTCCGAATCTACCGCTATTATTCTCTCTGTAGAATATCCACTTGTTCCAGAGCATCCTTTTTCTGCAATTTTCGAAGATTCTTGGAAAGCTCTTCAATGGGTTGCCTCTCATGTTCTTGAAAACCCCAAAATCGAAAAAGAACCATGGTTAATTGACCATGGAGATTTCAAGAAATTCTTCGTCGGCGGCGACAGTGCCGGAGGTAACATAGCTCACCATTTGGTGCTTAGAGCTGGAATTGAGGAATTGAATGGTAAAGTTAAAATCTTGGGTGGGATTCTTTCTTTCCCATACTTTCTATCGTCGAGCGAAAACAGGGGAGATAGTTTGTTAAGTAAGATTTGGGTGTTTGTAAATCCGTCATCTGAGAATGGAATTGATGATCCAAAGATTAATCCTTTAGTTGAAAAAGCTTCAAGATTGGCAGAGTTGGGTTGTTTGAAGATGTTAGTGTGTGTAGCAGAGAAAGATGAGCTGAGAAATTTGGGGATTTGTTATGCAGAAGCTGTGGAGAAAAGTGGGAAATTAGTAGAGGTGGTTGATATTGAAGGAGAAGGACATTGCTTTCAGATTTTGAATCCTGAGAGTGACAAAGCCAAAAATTTGATAAAGTGTATTGCTGATTTTATCAAACTGTCAAGTGTATAACTGTGTTTATGTATTTTTGGCTTAATATTTCTTTGTGTATAGCCAACAAACTGAGCTACTAAGATTCTCCTATTGTTCTGTTAATTTAcaaattattgaagaaattttaaaccTCGAGCTCTCTTGAACACCTTGATTTGAGCTAGAACAAGCTAAAAGGGAAAAATCCCAGTGCAACTTGATAATCTTAGAAATCTAGCTCGTGGGCCTAGATTTGAGCTACAACAAGTTGTTCTTGTTATCATGTTACTAGTACTTTGGATCTCCCCCATACTTTGTTGCCCCAAAATGGAATAAACACAACTCTTTGTTGGGAATTGATGGATTTCTTTGGTGTAAATCTAAGATTTATGAGTGAATCTGGAATTTTTGGTTGTATTATTATTAGATTCATCGATCCTCGTGTATCTTGTTCATGACATATATCAAGTTAGATACGTTTGAACGCTCATATGAACGTTGGATCTAACTTAATTCAAAAAGTATGCTAGAAAGGATTATCAAGGCCATTTGAAAAGATCAAGTACCCTTAACCCACCGATGTGGGAGTACTCCAACGTGATCATAATTAATCGAGGGATCTATATATTCTTGTTCCGATTCAGTTGCACTAAAGGATTCTTGTTAATTAGATCTAGATTTATCTTATATATGTTGTGGTATGAAAAGATAATAAAGCTTAACTGAGGGAACTTGAATATCTATGATTCAGCATAATCTAATTCTTGAATCTAATGAAATTATGAATGAACTCATAGTTGTTGTTTGAGATATGAGGAGGCAATAATACATGCACCATTTGGATTTGGTAA
This Solanum dulcamara chromosome 8, daSolDulc1.2, whole genome shotgun sequence DNA region includes the following protein-coding sequences:
- the LOC129900737 gene encoding uncharacterized protein LOC129900737, with translation MVSLETPPRSVDPNSGPRISFSSDFLDEKNFISITPNSQTEKKREKELNAAEFEFLSSNFTTGNMTTAEELIFEGKLLPYWQIHHAEKLNKISLKTEHAEEQVNEKQGNSKEEESRPVNWFIDEDPSPRPPTCTVLWKELLRLKKQKQKPSSLSPSSSSSSSSSSSSNSEVSPTDESKEKHVVDKIKKRLERSKSATIRVRPLINVPICRQGKNNAIPPIFPLKKGRVER
- the LOC129899722 gene encoding 2-hydroxyisoflavanone dehydratase-like, with protein sequence MDSCDNEVLIDLSPVIRVFKDGRIERIFRSPHVPPSPEDSATGVSSKDVTISLDLKARIFLPKLSRITANNQKLPILVYFHGGGFCVGSTFSFLSQRYLNLLCSESTAIILSVEYPLVPEHPFSAIFEDSWKALQWVASHVLENPKIEKEPWLIDHGDFKKFFVGGDSAGGNIAHHLVLRAGIEELNGKVKILGGILSFPYFLSSSENRGDSLLSKIWVFVNPSSENGIDDPKINPLVEKASRLAELGCLKMLVCVAEKDELRNLGICYAEAVEKSGKLVEVVDIEGEGHCFQILNPESDKAKNLIKCIADFIKLSSV